gtattacagactaactctttttctataCTATACAAATAATTAGTCTGGAATATCATAGGTTGAGATTAGTAGTAATAGAATGGTTTGTTTGCCTGATAAGATCAtagttatttattaaattaattataaaaggGGCGTGGTCAAAatgatggtttgttttttttctcaatatttAATTATGAAAGTGGGCGTGATCAGGGCGTAGTAATGGTTTGTGTCCTAAGATAGCagaatggtttgtttttagATAAGAAGGGGTGTGTGGGTCAAAAGGGATGATATTATAAACCgttaaaataatttctcctcctccttttttagGAATAATTATATGTAATTGAATGATGTTTACTGTTGGGTGTTTCAAATGTGTGAACATTTAACTCGAGCTTTTTAGGGTGTTAATAATTGTCAACGGCTGTTTACAGTTGGGGGTTGTGGGGTCTTCATTTGCATACGGTCTTGTGGTAGTTGTGGATTGAAGTGTGGGTTTTTGGAGTGTGGGGGATTCTTCAttatctctgcttctctgttaGTGCTGCTGGACTATAAACTAAAAGCCTGATGTTTGTGTGAATCGATATTAGGATTAGAAGAGGGTTAGAAGGTTTTTTTGTGGAGTTTCAGTCAGCAGCATCAGACTAGTAGCAAACAACGTCACTGCTACTGTCCAGGAAGATGGTGATGTATAATAGATACCACATGAACTGATTAATAATATTcctatgaattatttttaggactgtaaaatacaaaataaatgttactgtgaatgtgtgagtttCAATAAACTACTTTAGAGCTGCAATAATTAGCTGAATGGTTTGTTTCTTAGCTGCATTGGATGCAGTAACGTTAACTTGTTATTAACTTAGCTAACCTGGCTAGCTTAGTTCATTAACAATAAGCTAGCATAACAATTTTTAAACAGCCGTTGACAATTATTAACACCCTAAAAAGAGTTATTACGGTTTATAATATCATCCCTTTCGACCCACACGTCACTTCTTATCTAAAAACGAACCATTCTGCTATCTTAGGAAACAAACCATTACTACGCCCTGacccactttttaaaaaaaaaaaaaaacattattttgaccaCGCCCCcgttttaaaattaatttaatatttaattatgatCTTATCAGGCAAACAAACCATTCTGTTACTACTGAGATTGAATTTTTGGTGACGGGCcaatggacacagaataaacTAATCACAGAAATTAAGTATATTATGCAAGCAAAACGACAGTGAGACCAGAATCGCCAAACAAACCTAGCATTAATCCAACGTGGCGTGCGAAAGAGTAGAgatgctagtgaatgactgttgtcgtttgtcataaaaaaatgagaatacacagtgttatcaccagttctgtgcatatttttgaagtAAACAGAAAGATTTGACTGGAGTGTAAAGGctgccccattgcagataaatggctgtgacTGGCCTGGCTCATTTGAAGTTGGAGGAAAAGACTCCCTCCTTAAGGTGCTCCAGACCCACATTTCTTCACTAAGAAAGGGAGTGGCTGCCCTGGCTATTACTGATCTATAGCACCTACTGAGCTTTTGGGGTATTGCACCAAAATATTGCACCTCAAAGGACTGGAATGAATTCCTTATAAAgtttaattaactttaaattttaaCTCTAATAGCAAAAAGTTGAAATACAGTTCTCTTCTTTAGAACTAAACTAAATatggaaatatgatttagaaatttcccataggtcaataatacactgtgggcaaattcactGCCCTTTCGTTATGTTCAGGCTGAAAACATCCACTagaataaactgctgtaaaaaatatatcagataaactttttttgcataaatcctGTTAATCAAGTTCTGataaaaactactaaatgtttttgtttttttttaaatccacgattttaatggggccacttggttgtcaaaagtaaaaattttacctcttcccaacaCGGGGAAACCACCAATCATCACGAATGTCAAGAATGCATGATCATATAGTCTCAATTATTGTTATGCTGTACCATTAATGCATATATGGTGGTGTAATATAATCATGTCATGATGCAGAAAGTGTTTAAATTAGTCCAACATGACATGTTGTcacattttatgatttattcTTGCTTCTTTATTCTTCAGTTTGAATCAGTTCTGTAGTATTCACAGGTATATTCATATAACAATTGATGATTGAGTTTATGAATCTTACTCTATACCGTTTGTATCCAAATGATACATTTGGTACCAGTGTCATGTGACCTGCATGTGGACACAGTCAGCCTTCTGATTCAAGGAGCGTAACACGCTGTCgagataataaaaaaagacgTTTATTATATCATGCCCTGGCTACAGTTATGACTTTGCACGTCTGCAACAATACAAAATAAGACAAGTTCAATGGTTGATCGGTACTAAAGTTATGTTAACtggcaaaaaatatttatgtatgGGTGTAGGAGCGACGAAGGTCACAGAAGGTCACACTTtggacaaaacaaataaataaaactctcTGGCGCCCCCACAGTCATTTTGCACTTTAGGCAACTATATCACCTCTGCCACAGACTCTGCCCATGAACTACACAAATAGAAACAACACATCACTTGTCCCACCAGGGACAACAACACACTGGTCCACAGTTACACTGTATTAATGGACGCCTATCGCTCTGTCTCCTGTGCCGCTCTGGGTCTCTCTGGCCACTGTTTAATCCACCTTGTCCCAACCTACAGGCAGAAACTTAAACTGCAAAGCCTGTGGCTAAAACACTGGAGAGATGGACTGAAGAGAGAAAGCCAGAGCTgcaggcctgctttgaatgtACAGGTTGGAATGTGTTCAGAGATGCATCCAGAGACTTGAATGAACTTACTGACACTCTGACATTGCACCATAGTTTCTGTGAAGATATGTGTGCCCACAAAGACCTTATACAGatacaacaaacaaacctgGTTCACAGCTTTGTGATTTAAGGAGGCCAATAGGAGTGGGGACAAAACTCTGTACAAccaggccaggaacacactgaacaagGAACTCTGGGTAGCTAAAAGGAGCTCCACTGAGAGTGGAGATCCCTTCAAGATCTCACTGGATACAGCATCCCCCCACCACCACTCCCACTGTGGAACAAAAGACTGGCAGATGACCTGAAAGAGTTCTACTGTAGATTTGAGAAGGAACATCTCTCACCCCTCAAACGTACCAGAAGCAGCTGCTCACCCTCCCGCTACCTCCGGCAGCCCATCCCTGACGATCCATGAAGTGGAAGTGCAAGACATCTTTCAGCAACAGAGGATTAGGGAAGCCCCAGGATCAGATGGTGTGACCCCTGCTGTTTGAAAGTCTGTGCTGACCATCTAGCACCCATCAAGTGGCTGACCCTCTTGATGATCCAGGAAGAGGAGATGCAGTGGAATCTGCAGTGTTAGCCAACCCACTATGGAAATGAGGAACAGATGACGTAGTGGTGACCAACCCACTAGGGAGACCAGGAACAGGAAATGCAGTGACATTGGTTGAGTAAATGACTGCTTCttgcaggcttttattttgtaaaacatttGGTACAATGACTTCCTGTCAGTGAGGGAAGTTGCACATGTGTTAGCTTGACACGCATCTCTTAAGCATGCAACACAAAGTCATGGACCTTTGGCACCATGTGGGCATACTTAACATGGGCCATTTAATGtttaatcagtattttttatgtttgtagcCTGTTACACTTTATATGTACTCACTCATACTTTATTTGCACTATAAGCTATTTATATTATGTATCATGACTCAACGCGTATCATAAGCTGAGGCTGACTGCGGCACGTCCAGACAAGCTCCCCTTGGTTAGCGGAGCGAGGTGCAGTTAGGCCCAGAAATATTTGGACACAGTCTTCATGATTTGGATATGCATGCCACCATAttggatttgaaatgaaacaactgAGATGCAATTGAAGGGcagactttcagttttaattagtggggttaaataaaaatatcctATGAAACGTTTAGGAATTGCAACCATTTTAATACAGAGTTACCTCATTGCAGGGACTCAAAAGTAATTGGAAAAATTAACATTACcgtaaataaaatgttcatttttaatacTTTGTTGAGAATCCTTTGGAGGCAATGATTGCCTGAAGTCTGGAACCCATGGACATCACCAAATGCTGGATTTTGTCCTTTGTGACGCTTTGCCAGGCctttactgttgctgctgccttCACTTGTTTGTGGGTCTTTCTGCCTTAGGTTTTGTCTTAAGCAAGTGAAATGCATGCTCGATTGGGTTGAGATCTGGTGATTGACTTGGCCATTGCAGAATATTCCACTTCTTTGCCTTAAAAACCTCCTGGGTTGCTTTTGCAatatgttttgggtcattgtccatCTGTGCTGTATTTGGCTGAATCTGAGCAGAAAGCATATCCCTATACACTTTAGAAATCATCCAGCTGCTTCAGGCTTCTGTCACATCATCAACAAACACTAGTGGCCCAGTGCCACTGGAAGCCATGCATGCCCATGATGCCATCACACTGCCTAGACTTAGATACTGATACACCTACTTCCTGTAGAGTGTTTTTCACTTTGGTGGATGTTGTAAAGGGCTTTTTCTTCACCATTTAAAGGAGCCTGCGATTATCCACCACTGTTGTCTTCTATGGACGTCCAGGCCTTTTTAAGTCCCTGAGCTCACCAGTGCACTCTTTTGTTCTCAGAATGTACCAAACTGTTGGTCTGGCCACTCCTGTCATTTCTTCTATCTCTCTGAtggatttcttctgttttttcatcCTAATGATGGTCTCTTTCACTTCCATTGAGAGTTCTTTTGACCACATGTTGGATTTCACAGCAACACCTTCCAAACAGAAATGCCACACCTGGAATCAATTCCAGACTTTTTATCTGCTCAATTGATGACGGATTAACAAGCGAGGAGAGCAAATGAAATAGCTTCTGAGGCAACTGTCTAATAACTATTGGTCCCTTGAAAAACATATTGAGGAACTGTAATTCCTAAACCCTTCTCCAAGTTTCAGTCTCCTGCAGTTATTCATCATTAATAAAGTTCTACAGTCACTTCAAATTAGCTCCACCTTTCTAAAATTACAATGATGTATGTACAAATGTATCAATAAGTCAGTATTTGAGTAATATCTTAAATAGGTGATTCTGTataatgcttttcattttagtaATTTAAGTGTatcttcatgtcttttttacatttttgtacttttactaagtaaaatgttgaatgttggaCTTTTACCTAAATGGTCCAAATGTGTTATTGCTGCATTCATTGtatttcttccaccactgatgtttcttttattttccaacagAGCTTCGGATTGTTCTTATTGGGAGGGTTGGAGCTGGAAAGACTGGACTCATGAAAACCATCCTGAGGAGCTCCAAGGACTATAAGGAACCTGATTCTGAGAGTCACCTATGTGTCTGCTCTAATACAGAGAAGTGTCATAAGGAAAAAGTAGAGATCGACAATCAAGAGGTGGTTGTTGTTGACACTCCAGGTCTGTGTCATTCTAAGAAAACAGATCAAGAGGTGATGGAGGAAGTCAAGAGATGTGTTTCACTTGCTTCACCTGGTCCTCATGCATTTCTGATTGTGTTGGATGAATTTAAATTTACAGTTGAATTACAGAACATGGTAGAGTTGATTTGGAAGACCTTTGgcaaaaatgctgcaaaatatgCTCTGGTTGTTTTCACCCATAAATATGAACTGTTGGATCAAAGTGAACTGGGGAAGGCTGATGAAATCATAAAGCATAAGATCAAGGAAAACTCTCAGCTCCAGCAGTTTGTCTCTGAATGTGAATAGCGATTCATTGCTATTGA
This genomic window from Mastacembelus armatus chromosome 8, fMasArm1.2, whole genome shotgun sequence contains:
- the LOC113140266 gene encoding GTPase IMAP family member 9-like → MNFISMRKKSSKQLSQLRIVLIGRVGAGKTGLMKTILRSSKDYKEPDSESHLCVCSNTEKCHKEKVEIDNQEVVVVDTPGLCHSKKTDQEVMEEVKRCVSLASPGPHAFLIVLDEFKFTVELQNMVELIWKTFGKNAAKYALVVFTHKYELLDQSELGKADEIIKHKIKENSQLQQFVSECE